The window AATTTGATCTGACATAAGACTATCCTTTCGAACTACTTGTCCTATATAGAGAACAGAAGCCGGAAGCAAGTTACTCACTTCCGGTTCTTATTCACTATGCTGGAACACTGCTGAGTACTATTTTACAGAGGTGGATGTCCCATCTTTGTGCCACTCAAATACGCCGAACTCAAACCCTTTCAGATCACCGTTTGGCTGCCAGCTTAATGTTCCCATAACGGTTTCGACTGGATTTGCTTTCAGGTCTTTCACCAAATCTTCAGGCTCGATGCTGCCAGTACGCTCCATTGCTGTTGTTAAACCTTGGATAGCAGCATAAGTTGTCCAAACAAATGGGCCCGTTGGGTCTTCTTTCTTCGCTTTGATGGCATCAACAATCGGTTGGTTAGTCGCGACTTGGTCATAACGTTTTGGTAAAGTTACCAACATGCCCTCAGAGGCATCGCCTGCAATATTTGATAATGAAGAGTTACCGACGCCTTCAGGCCCCATAAAGCGAATATTCAACCCAGCTTGTTTCGCTTGGCGTAAAATTTGCCCCATTTCTGGGTAATATCCCCCGAAGTAAACAAAATCCACGTTCTCTTTCTTCAATTTTGCCACTAAAGCGGAAAAGTCTTTGTCTCCCGCGGTTACCCCTTCAAACATGACCTCTTTAACGCCCGCTTTATTGAGGCTTTCACGCACAGAACGGGCTAAACCTTCCCCATACTGTTGTTTGTCATGCACAACAGCAATACGAGTTGGTTTGATATCTTCCATAATAAATTTAGCTGCAGTTGGTCCTTGGTCTGAATCCAAACCTGTTGTACGAAGCACCATCTGGTAGCCACGCGTGGTTAAATCCGCATTAGTGGCTGCAGGGGTGATCATAATGACACCTTCATCTTCATAAATATCGGATGCAGGCTGTGTTGAAGAGGAACATAAATGCCCAATGACATGGCGAATACCATCGTTAATGACTTTATTTGCCACCGCAACCGCTTGTTTCGGGTCACAGGCATCGTCATATTCAACTGCCACTAATGTGTTTCCATTAATGCCACCTTTAGCATTAATGTCTGCTATCGCTTGGCGTGCCCCTGTAAATTCCATATCACCATATTGCGCCACAGGCCCTGACATCGCGCCAACAACCGCTATTTTAATTTCCTTTGCCCATCCTGCAGAACTGAACGCCATCGCAATACAGCCCGCCAATAATGCTTTATTCATATTCTTCATTTTATCGTCCCCGTCTTCATGGTTCTGAGTGTTTGTGTTTGATTTGTAGTAGATTATTATGGTTGACAGGTACAATGCCTGATATTTCAAAATACAGCGAATAAGGCTATATATTTCATAACATTAAACAAGATAATTATGCTAAATAGCAAATGGATATGGTAGGTTTTTACATTAGAAGCAGAATAAAAAACTGATGTGTTAAAGTGGTTTTTTTATAAATACTAGTGTTATATTCGGGTTAAATTTAAATTAATCCGAGTGAAATTCGGAAAATTCAGTATCACCAAATTTTTCTCTCTAAAATCAAAAAATCGGTTGTAGATCACTCTGGCAGGATGAGTAACTGCAACTCTTACAGGGAAACAAACAAAATATCATGAGACTCACTATTATCCCGCTGGTCAATCCTACTGAGCAACAATATCTGGACTTACATAAAATCTGGCCTGACCAGAGCCCTTTTGAACTGGCAAAAATGTGCAAAGCAGGTCAGCAATTTTACGCTGCGCGCTTTAATGACCGACTTCTTGGTGCCACAAAAATTACCGTGGATCATAACGCAGCCACTTTGCACGATTTTTGTGTACGAGAGGTTACTCGCCAACGAGGTGTTGGCTCATATTTATTAGAAGAAATTTGCCAAGCCATCCCTGACATTACACTATGGAAATTTGATATTAGCGGGGTAGCGCTACAAGAAAAAGAAGTGATGCAACTATTCTTGGCGGCTAATGGCTTCAATGCCACCACACAACCTGATATATGGACAAAACAGCATGAAGTTAAATAAAATTCATCATGTTGCTGTTATAGCATCCAATTTTGAAATCAGTAAGGATTTTTATTGCCGTATTTTGGGTTTAAATTTACTTGAAGAACATTACCGCCCAGCGAATAATTCGTGGAAAGCGGACTTAGCCTTTGGTGAACATTACCAAATTGAGTTATTCAGTTTTGTTAACCCGCCAGCAAGGCTGAGTTACCCCGAAGCCACAGGGCTGCGTCATTTAGCCTTCAGTGTCGATGATTTAGATAAATGGGTCGCTTATTTAACTAAACAAGGGGTGGCTTGTGAAACAATACGGGTTGACCCCTACACGCAAAAGCGTTTTACATTTTTCACAGACCCAGATGGCTTACCACTAGAGTTATACAGTGATTAATTGAACAATCAAAAATATAAAAGTAGAAATGATTATCTGCATTTATCCACCGCTTAATGGGTAATAAATGCAGATAATTTTAGTGAACAACGAATTGGCCAGTAATAAATCACATTTCGCTGTCTTCGTCTTCTTCCATCGCCAAACGTAACTTCTTCATGGCGTTCTTTTCAAGCTGACGAACACGCTCTGCAGAAACACCGTATTTATCAGCAAGTTCTTGCAACGTCGTTTTGTTGTCATCATCTAGCCAACGAGCTCGAATGATATCCTGACTGCGCTCGTCTAAAGAGTCTAATGCCTCTGCAAGGCGGTCAGTTGCATGGCTTTCCCAATTATCATCTTCAATTGAGCCGGCAAAGTCTGATGCTTTGTCTTGTAAGTATAAGACCGGGGCTACTGGGCCACCAAAATCACTGCTGTCGTCGTCATCTGACATATCAAATGCCATGTCTTGTGCAGCCATACGTGATTCCATTTCACGCACATCTTTAGTACTTACACCTAACTCTTGGGCAACCATATCGACTTCATCTTGGTTAAACCAACCAAGACGTTTTTTATTCTTTCTTAAATTAAAGAATAGCTTACGTTGCGATTTTGTCGTCGCGACTTTCACAATACGCCAGTTACGTAGAACGTATTCATGAATTTCAGCTTTGATCCAGTGAACCGCAAAGGAAACAAGGCGAACGCCAACTTCAGGATTGAAACGACGCACCGCTTTCATCAGGCCGATATTACCTTCCTGAATTAAATCAGCTTGCGGTAAACCATACCCTGCATAACTACGAGCAACATGAATAACAAAGCGCAAATGCGATAAGATCAGTTGCTTCGCAGCATCCAGATCACCATGGTAATGCAGCCGTTCAGCAAGTTCCTTTTCTTCCTCAGCGGTAAGCATCGGGTAAGCATTAGCGGCCCGAACATAGGCTTCAATACTTCCTTGTGGAACAAGAGCTAATGATTGCATGTCTTTGGTCATTCAGATCCTCAATAAAATAATAGGAAACAGATTAGTTTGTATTGATAACCGCATTGGTTAACCATGAGGTAAACACTTTAAGTCTACCAGTTTAACCGCGTTAAATAAATTATATACAAAATTTGTTAACAGTAGGTCAATGTAGGACAAAACAATTCAGACTAAGTTCATTTTTAACGCAAATTTGCAATAGAATCAAAGAGTCATGATATAATAAAATCATAACTCTTTAATAAAAATGACAAAAAACAACGCATTACTCAGGTGTAAAGTGTCGTAAATGTTGAAGTGTTGCCAACCATGCCGCTATCCAACC is drawn from Providencia huaxiensis and contains these coding sequences:
- a CDS encoding branched-chain amino acid ABC transporter substrate-binding protein encodes the protein MKNMNKALLAGCIAMAFSSAGWAKEIKIAVVGAMSGPVAQYGDMEFTGARQAIADINAKGGINGNTLVAVEYDDACDPKQAVAVANKVINDGIRHVIGHLCSSSTQPASDIYEDEGVIMITPAATNADLTTRGYQMVLRTTGLDSDQGPTAAKFIMEDIKPTRIAVVHDKQQYGEGLARSVRESLNKAGVKEVMFEGVTAGDKDFSALVAKLKKENVDFVYFGGYYPEMGQILRQAKQAGLNIRFMGPEGVGNSSLSNIAGDASEGMLVTLPKRYDQVATNQPIVDAIKAKKEDPTGPFVWTTYAAIQGLTTAMERTGSIEPEDLVKDLKANPVETVMGTLSWQPNGDLKGFEFGVFEWHKDGTSTSVK
- the panM gene encoding aspartate 1-decarboxylase autocleavage activator PanM; this encodes MRLTIIPLVNPTEQQYLDLHKIWPDQSPFELAKMCKAGQQFYAARFNDRLLGATKITVDHNAATLHDFCVREVTRQRGVGSYLLEEICQAIPDITLWKFDISGVALQEKEVMQLFLAANGFNATTQPDIWTKQHEVK
- the gloA2 gene encoding SMU1112c/YaeR family gloxylase I-like metalloprotein, with protein sequence MKLNKIHHVAVIASNFEISKDFYCRILGLNLLEEHYRPANNSWKADLAFGEHYQIELFSFVNPPARLSYPEATGLRHLAFSVDDLDKWVAYLTKQGVACETIRVDPYTQKRFTFFTDPDGLPLELYSD
- the rpoH gene encoding RNA polymerase sigma factor RpoH, with amino-acid sequence MTKDMQSLALVPQGSIEAYVRAANAYPMLTAEEEKELAERLHYHGDLDAAKQLILSHLRFVIHVARSYAGYGLPQADLIQEGNIGLMKAVRRFNPEVGVRLVSFAVHWIKAEIHEYVLRNWRIVKVATTKSQRKLFFNLRKNKKRLGWFNQDEVDMVAQELGVSTKDVREMESRMAAQDMAFDMSDDDDSSDFGGPVAPVLYLQDKASDFAGSIEDDNWESHATDRLAEALDSLDERSQDIIRARWLDDDNKTTLQELADKYGVSAERVRQLEKNAMKKLRLAMEEDEDSEM